From the Bos taurus isolate L1 Dominette 01449 registration number 42190680 breed Hereford chromosome 22, ARS-UCD2.0, whole genome shotgun sequence genome, one window contains:
- the NICN1 gene encoding nicolin-1 isoform X1, whose protein sequence is MSRVSVPCHVKGTVALQVGDVRTSQGRPGVLVIDVTFPSVAPFEHTSTHTPAKWVTCLRDYCLMPDPHSEEGAQEYVSLFKHQMLCDMAQVLELRLILRQPSPLWLSFTVEELQIFQQGPKSPSMTFPKWLSHPVPCEQPTPLLEGLPDPSRVSSEVQQMWALTEMIRASHTSTRIGRFDVDGCYDLNLLSYT, encoded by the exons ATGTCCCGCGTGTCGGTCCCCTGCCATGTGAAAGGTACAGTGGCCCTGCAGGTGGGCGACGTGCGGACCTCCCAAGGCCGGCCTGGTGTGCTGGTCATCGATGTCACCTTCCCCAGCGTCGCGCCCTTCGAG CACACCTCAACACACACTCCAGCCAAGTGGGTGACCTGCCTGCGGGACTACTGCCTGATGCCCGATCCGCACAGTGAGGAGGGAGCCCAGGAGTACGTATCGCTGTTCAAGCACCAG ATGCTGTGTGACATGGCCCAAGTACTGGAACTGCGCCTGATTCTGCGACAGCCATCACCACTGTGGTTGTCTTTCACGGTGGAGGAGCTTCAGATCTTCCAGCAGGGACCAAAG AGCCCTTCCATGACCTTCCCCAAGTGGCTGTCCCATCCAGTGCCTTGTGAACAGCCCACTCCCCTTCTTGAG GGTCTCCCAGACCCCAGCAGGGTATCCTCCGAGGTCCAGCAGATGTGGGCGCTGACAGAGATGATCCGGGCCAGCCACACCTCCACAAGGATCGGCCGCTTTGAC GTGGATGGCTGTTATGACCTGAACTTGCTGTCCTACACTTGA
- the NICN1 gene encoding nicolin-1, translating into MSRVSVPCHVKGTVALQVGDVRTSQGRPGVLVIDVTFPSVAPFELQEIMFKNYYTAFLTIRVRQHTSTHTPAKWVTCLRDYCLMPDPHSEEGAQEYVSLFKHQMLCDMAQVLELRLILRQPSPLWLSFTVEELQIFQQGPKSPSMTFPKWLSHPVPCEQPTPLLEGLPDPSRVSSEVQQMWALTEMIRASHTSTRIGRFDVDGCYDLNLLSYT; encoded by the exons ATGTCCCGCGTGTCGGTCCCCTGCCATGTGAAAGGTACAGTGGCCCTGCAGGTGGGCGACGTGCGGACCTCCCAAGGCCGGCCTGGTGTGCTGGTCATCGATGTCACCTTCCCCAGCGTCGCGCCCTTCGAG TTGCAGGAGATCATGTTTAAGAATTACTACACAGCCTTTTTGACCATCCGTGTTCGCCAGCACACCTCAACACACACTCCAGCCAAGTGGGTGACCTGCCTGCGGGACTACTGCCTGATGCCCGATCCGCACAGTGAGGAGGGAGCCCAGGAGTACGTATCGCTGTTCAAGCACCAG ATGCTGTGTGACATGGCCCAAGTACTGGAACTGCGCCTGATTCTGCGACAGCCATCACCACTGTGGTTGTCTTTCACGGTGGAGGAGCTTCAGATCTTCCAGCAGGGACCAAAG AGCCCTTCCATGACCTTCCCCAAGTGGCTGTCCCATCCAGTGCCTTGTGAACAGCCCACTCCCCTTCTTGAG GGTCTCCCAGACCCCAGCAGGGTATCCTCCGAGGTCCAGCAGATGTGGGCGCTGACAGAGATGATCCGGGCCAGCCACACCTCCACAAGGATCGGCCGCTTTGAC GTGGATGGCTGTTATGACCTGAACTTGCTGTCCTACACTTGA
- the NICN1 gene encoding nicolin-1 isoform X2: protein MSRVSVPCHVKGTVALQVGDVRTSQGRPGVLVIDVTFPSVAPFELQEIMFKNYYTAFLTIRVRQHTSTHTPAKWVTCLRDYCLMPDPHSEEGAQEYVSLFKHQMLCDMAQVLELRLILRQPSPLWLSFTVEELQIFQQGPKSPSMTFPKWLSHPVPCEQPTPLLESSGNVSWRAPQPRLASLEF, encoded by the exons ATGTCCCGCGTGTCGGTCCCCTGCCATGTGAAAGGTACAGTGGCCCTGCAGGTGGGCGACGTGCGGACCTCCCAAGGCCGGCCTGGTGTGCTGGTCATCGATGTCACCTTCCCCAGCGTCGCGCCCTTCGAG TTGCAGGAGATCATGTTTAAGAATTACTACACAGCCTTTTTGACCATCCGTGTTCGCCAGCACACCTCAACACACACTCCAGCCAAGTGGGTGACCTGCCTGCGGGACTACTGCCTGATGCCCGATCCGCACAGTGAGGAGGGAGCCCAGGAGTACGTATCGCTGTTCAAGCACCAG ATGCTGTGTGACATGGCCCAAGTACTGGAACTGCGCCTGATTCTGCGACAGCCATCACCACTGTGGTTGTCTTTCACGGTGGAGGAGCTTCAGATCTTCCAGCAGGGACCAAAG AGCCCTTCCATGACCTTCCCCAAGTGGCTGTCCCATCCAGTGCCTTGTGAACAGCCCACTCCCCTTCTTGAG TCATCTGGGAATGTCAGCTGGAGGGCCCCACAGCCCCGCTTGGCCTCTCTGGAGTTCTGA